The following is a genomic window from Penaeus vannamei isolate JL-2024 chromosome 27, ASM4276789v1, whole genome shotgun sequence.
TTTCagctcttatccttttttttcctctggttTGCGATCAGTTTGAAGCCGAGATCTTCAAAGAGATCAGCATCCAGAAAGTGAAAGATGGGACACATCTCCGCCATCTTGCTTGTCCTGTGTCTGGCTAGCACCCAGCTCTGTAAGTATAGCGTGTGAGACAATCATTGCCGTGCTAGAGATTCCCCTTTTTTCATTTGGAAAGTCTAAATTTGGAAATTTATAATACCTcgtccccaccccacacccctacaaccaccaacccccctccacccacaccttccttcctaccttcccacccacaccctccttcctactttcccacccacacaccctccttcctaccttcccacgcgctcctcacctccacctctctcaacccgccgtcccccttccttccccgtgCTGCCAGCGCCCTCCTGCGCTACGAGTGCTTCGGGTACGACGAGTCCAAGCCCTTCGACGTGGTCAACGACAACCCCGGCTGCGTGGCGGGGGCCTTCGACGTATAATAGGTATAATagggataggaggtggaggaggaagtataTGACGGGgcaaaggtggagaaggaggttgaggagtgGGAGAATacggaggagcagaggaggggaaggagcggaggagtagaaaataataataataataagcccttccctcacccatccaCGTTAtagaataaatattatattttctttattactttgttTAGGTGAGATTTCGATACCGCGATGTGATATTTGATTACTATTAAACATACACATCCCTTTCATCatacctttcattttccttcagaAGTATGAAGtcaccctctcaccgtctctTTTCAGATCATTAATAACTTAAAATAAATGATTGACTACTTTAATCAAAGGGAAGCACTTGAAAAAATCACCGATGCAATATTTCCCGACAACTATTATCTATGTCATCTATCAGATATACATCTTAATGTTGATTAAGATTCTTAGGTTTCTTACATTTGCTTACAAATCTTataatgtacgtacatatacagtaAGTTTATGTATggacgtgcgtgtgtatatatatgtatgtatgtatatatgtatatatatatatatatatatatatatatatatatatatatatatatatatatatatacatacatatatatatatatacatatatatatatatatatatatatatatatatatatatatatatgtatatgtatgtatatatatatatatatatatatatatatatatatatatatatatatatatatatatatatgtatacatatacatatatatatatatatatatatatatatatatatatatatatatatatgaatatataaagatataatatatatacatatatatatatatatataaaatattcatatatagatgtatatacatacatatatatatatatatatatatatatatatatatatatatatgaatatacatatatatacatatatatatatatatatatatatatatatatatatatatatatatatatatgtatatatatatatatatacacatatgcatatatatatatatatatatatatatatatatatataaatatatatatataaatatatatatataaatatatatatatatatatatatatatatatatataaataaatatatatatatatatatatatatatatgtatgtatataaatatatatatatatatatatatgtatacaaatatatatatatatatatatacatatatatgaatatatatatatatacatataaatatatatatatataaatatatatatatatatatatatatatatatatatatatatataaatatatatatatatataaatatatatataaatatatacatataaatataatatacatatatacatataaataaataaatatacatatatatatatacacatacatacatatacatatatatatatatatatatacacatacatacatatacatatatatatacacatacatacatataaatatatatatatatatatatatatatatatatatatatatatatatatatataaatatatacaaatatatatatatatatatatttatatatattacatatatatatacatacatatataaatatatatataaaaaaaatatatatttgtattacatatatatatatatatacatatatatatatacatatatacatgcatatatatataaatatatatatataaatatatatatatatacaaatatatatatatatatatatatatatatataaatgtatatatataaatatatatatataaatgtatatatatatatatataaatatatatataaatatatatataaatatatatatatatatatatatatatatttatatatatatttatatatatatttatatatatatatatatacatttatatatatatttatatatatatatatttatatatatatatattcatatttatatatatatatatatttatttatttatatatatatatatatataaatatatatatataaatatatatatatacatatatatatatatatgtgtgtgtgtgtgtgtgtgtgtgtgtgtgtgtgtgtgtgtgtgtgtgtgtgtgtgtgtgtggaagaaaaacccacaatgcacaaattagatttatttatgaaagtgagacaacagtttcggaatcgtcctcgattccatcttcgggtttgggtttcatggtaatgatgtggagagattcagctatgatcaggtcaaatttgttagggtgggaggtcaagattttgaaatcagtagtgttcaACGGATGGATGTgaaggtgagaatgctctctgattgctgagtaagatggtttgctcagtggtaggccagtcctgatagacttgcctttatgttcgagaatgcggtgttgcagccaaggtgcggttgaacccacgtacctagcctgacagctaggacaagtaaaaaggtagaccacatttgatcataattcagagttgcactgtTTCCTTCGTTTAAATAAAAAATGCtaattgaattgctattatataaaacaaaccggaaactgacttgaggatagcactgtctgaagatcttgtttaacgaatttctgatttcaaaactaagactgcccatatatggtaatttgatgtatttgacatctttgttaaccgtggtaagtacaggtttgtgtgaaagcttctAAGAAAATTATTAAGGACTCGATAAAATAGGTTGGATGGATAcccattcgagataaaataatcctttaaatacatagcttctgtgtggaaattggcccacATGGAACAAATGTTGTAAGCTCGGTTAATTAGTATTTTCAAGCTATTAAGCTTATAAATGCGATGTATGTAGCTTAGAAAATTAAGTCCGTGGCCAGTGAATATTGGTTTCCTATAGGTgtttacagaaaaaaacagcagTTTTGATTTTCGCTTTCCTGATGaggataagattcccaaggagcacctctataacgcaatctatacgaccacgatatggcaagactaccctAGACGTctatagaaggatcgaaaagaactcctttcgctctaagaaactggaaaaagatgTTAAATATCTGAACACTTGCAAAGATTATGGAATCATCCCGGATTTTATCAAATTCAAAGTATATTGCCCTATATTTGAAACCACCAGCATGTATCGCTCTTGGTGCTTTGACCTATTGGATTGGGaaataaagaaactaaagaaaaagattCCTGccagctacaaaaaaaaaaaacaaaaaaaaactggaggatgacatctctctctttaaatccatTGTATCTCCCTGTGATGAAAATTGTTTACTGTCTAtcattgataaaaatgttaacaacAAATCAAGTAATGTTGACTTTAGACACTACAGAAGGTTACCAAAATTAGGCATTGATCTGAGTAAAAAGGTTGACAAAAACAAAGTCATCTTCAACTTTTCTGGTAAGATATTATCAAATGATCAAAAAGATATACTTTCTTTAGGTCTGGATTATTGCATGCCACCTAACACCATTaaccacacacacttttttctttgttttgaaaaaCTGTCATACCATCCGAAACTGTAAGATTTATAAAGAAAGGTGGAACCATATCACAAGTACCATCTCTATTGTGGCTAACAACACATTCAAGAAATTTAAACATTATATTAAGAACAGTCATGAACATCAATCGTTCTTTACTTCACTGAAATCTTTAaaggacgatgataatatcaTCCTTACCAGACCAGATAAAGGTCGTGGAATCGTTATCCTTAACAAAGACGATTACCAAAACAAACTACAGTCCATACTAGATGATAGCTCTAAATTTAAACGAATTAGCTGTGATACTGCTAGTTATCTTTTAAAGCTAGAAGACAAATTAAATAGGTTGTTACGCCCTATAAAAACAAGGTGGAATGAAGGGGAACAATTGAAGAATTTTACTCACCTTTGGTGATGGAAATATTAGAATTGTTCCACTTCGTTCCACTGGACGATCTATACTATAGTGTCCCTCCCAGGGTATTTATTTCTTAGTGAAAACTAAAATTTCATTGGCTTtgttcttccccatccctttgAAAAGAATTGTAAAGTCGTTTACATTTGAGAAATaaaggttaatttttttttaagttagttTAATATCTTTTtacttaattttttaaaaatcttttattcATGTACCTATCCGGTAAACTAGATGGGTTTATATAGTTTTAGGGGGTATCTTTTATTCCCCGAGCAATCTGCGACGAAGTGTGAGGGAGTCCAGGCAAGGATGGCGCAAATACACTATAGTATAGATCGTCAAGTGGAACGAAGTGGAACAATTCTAATATTTCCATCACCAAAGGTGGGTAAAATTCTTCAATTTAGTTTTTGTCTTTCAAAATACTAATGGTCGGACTGAGATTTTTTCAATTTATACTCTGAGATTTACGGAAAGAAATCCAAATAGACTTCGGAAGATTGAGGTAATTAgatgaaaaatttaaaaattacaaAGCCTAAATTGATATCTTCATCCATCATAAGCAACTCGTCTTGAAGTGGCAGTAAAGCACACTCACAAGTCATTACTCAAATCCTTTATACCTGACAACGTCAATTGTGAATCACAGCTATTATACAGGTTGCAATAGGATATAAGCATCAAACATTCAAGAAAAACTGTAAAAGTCACAAACCCTCTCTGGAAAGTTATGAAAAAGTCAAGGAATTCTGACAACAAAAAGTGTACGAATCCCCTGGTCTGTGTCTTCCCTTTAGACCTTCCCTTTTACATCCAtccactccctacctcctctcaccctctctactccctccagCTTTTagcgtcttttctctcttcactccttcccccatgacttccctccttcccttctcttttccctccactcatctccctcctcacctctttgcctcctcccccATTTACTCCCTATGTTGATTTGCCATTTTCATGTTTGTACTCCCACTCTGCTTCTTACACCTCCAAATCTATTTTCATCTTTGATAAGAAAATAGGAATTGACTAGAGTATGAGGTTCATGTAGTCTGACTGTATCAGATGAAAtggtatatttatctttatcaagaTTGTAAGCAGTGCGAGAGCATGGCACCCAACCCTTCATGTCTTCTTCTAGCCGGACGTTTACGAAGACTCGAAAGGGCACTCATTGAACACTCTAAAAGGGACACAAGTATGAGAAGGTAAtccgtttgctctctctctccttatctgtttgtctgagccatccccaccccctccccctcccccctctctctctgtctttttttccttcctctccatcccctccccctcccccctccctgagaTTTTATCAAAAGCAGCTGTTTCATATAAGTACGTTGTTGAGGGCGCCAGTCTTCACTTGGTCCTGCTTGCAGTAGGGAGCAAAGAGTGAGCTGTCCActgttctatctttttcttttttattaatgcaGGCATTCATGCGATTGGCTTGCTTTCTCGGTGGCTTTATTATTGCTTTGTTGTTTTAATGAAATTTTTGCGGTAAAAATTATCAGAAAAATGTGACGTGACTCGCGGGATGAAAATGGGTTCATAGTTTACACAACCTAAACAATGTCACTTCCCTTCGAATTTTATGCCATAATCTTCAAATGTTATCTCTTTGCAGACTCGTGTCTTCTTCCACTTCAACTTGGCAGCACATCAATGGCAAAACTTCTCGCCGTCTTCCTTGTGGCATCACTTGCCATTGTCCATGCAAGTAAGTAAAGAATCCTCCCTCAAATCTGTTGAATAAGTATAtcacattatgataatcattatggtatAATTCATATAACaagtattagatatatatagcacattataataattatcattacagtataatgtatatatatatcaaatcataGTAGTTTATCATATCATAGTAGTTATCATAGTATAGCAAATAAGTGTGATCTGTGTTGGACAATACAGAGTTTCCTATTACTCAAAAGAATTTCAAGAAAGGTTTTCGTTCTTAAAGCACAACCTTTCTCTAACACACAGGCGTTGTGACACAGTGCTACACGTGTATGGGATAcgactcctctcttccttacaaCAATCTAACCAACAATCCGTACTGCGTGTCGGAGTCCTTCGAGGCCTCAAAGGTGCCGAAGCGAGACTCTCCAAGCGGTTTTTGTGCGGCTGAAGCTGTAAGGGCGGGTGAGTTCCTTCGCTTTTCCGTTTCGATGTTTCCTTTGCATGCTGGGACTCGTTCAGCATCTCATGGCTATTAATGAATATACATGGACACAGGAACACGTACAaaccatgcacgcacacgcacgctcgcacacacgcgcactcttTTTCTTCTAGTTCTTTAGTTCTTAAAATCTTAATTTATTGATTcatctttgatttttctttccaaAGAAAACGTTGGCGAATGGACGGCGCGCGGTGGAATTCAAGTACTGTCATCACGAGACAATTACATATACGATGCAAGTTACGTATGCAAAGGAAACCTGTGCAACGACAAACCCATCAGCTCAGCAGGCACGCCGGTCCACTTGCTGCCTCTCCTGCTGATCCCCGTCGCCATGTCGCGTCTCCTGGcttgagaagggaggaaggcaggaaggactCCAGCTGGtttgagaagaaaggagggactcCAGCTGGCTCAGCTGGCACTCCGCTCCTTCCGCTGCCTTCCCTGCTTATTCACCCGCCTCTGTCTACTACCTCCCGAttcatcttcatttctcttccttctcttctccgctCTGTCtaccctttttctctgtctagctCCGTTTTCaactctttttgttcttcctcctcgccattctcttttctctattctccatcccttcccttcatttcctttttctaattTTGATGATTCGAGTTCATTAGTGTGCAGTTTCAAATTTGATATGGGATTTATTAaatacataattatcatcagttgaAACGTGATTCTTCCCTTCAAAACCCCAAATTTCCATAATATCTTATTCGTAAAAGACTTGTATGTACATGAGCTGATAGAAATTAAAGTATTTTGCAAGAGTGTCAGTATTTTTCGTTATGTCTTTGATTTGTACTACTTCCGTATCGTTTTATGTATTGTCGAAAAAATGTTTTACAAAAATGAAGTATATAGCAATAGAAATTTTGCTTTTAAATACTAATATTGTATACTAAGCTTCTATAAATACATAATCAAATTACAAATTGATGTTTTCATTTATCAACTAGAAGTACTCAGTGAGCTTATACTTCCGCAATGGCAATAAAAGTCACTGATGTAATAGAAATATTCAGACGAAGTATTacactaaaatcacctctttctcaagtacactggtgacgtccgtgtttccctttcTCGTGATGCTAATGAATACTTTCAACAAATAGAACTCAGGGATCTCTGGTAGCGGCTCTTAATACATTTAGCAATGAGGCAAAGCTCATGGGCTTgtaggtctcctggactaagagcAAGATCCAGGATTATGGGGgcctgttaggagaacctgttcagtcgatacgtgcttcTGGTGTGGACGCTGAAGTcagagctttatataccttggtagtgcagttcatgtctctgggctgtcagaccaggaagtccgtagacggattggcctggcagcaggagccatggaGGTGCCGGTACATATGCAGAAGGATTAAGTTACAGGTCTTTAAAGCCTTGATACTGCTGTTTTTGCTctggaagcgaaacctggactCTATCTAGTGCCTTTGAGTCACGACTCGATGCCTTTTCTAACCATTCCCTACGCCTGATCATCATAGTTCCTGAATTTATGCAAAAACTACGATGTAATTCCCAAATTTCTCTACTTTCGTGTTCACAATCCTGTATTTGAAGGCACCCAAATATATCGCTCCTGGTGTTTTGTCCTCCTAGACAGAGAAATCTccaaccaaaagaaaaaagaaactgtaATTACTGACAAACTAATAAGGATTTACCTATACTGAAATCTATACTATCTCCATTGGACTATATTTGTATTACTAGACTGATCAACAATAATGTCCACAAGAAAATGGTTAAGGTTGACAACATTCACAGTAACATACTTCTAAAACTAGATATTGATAGTGaagaaaaaagttgataaaaacaAAGTGATCTTCAATTTCACTGATAGAAACTTAACTGAAGAACAGAAAGATATTCTTTCCCATGGACTGGATTATTGTTTGCCTCCAACTAAGGTTtcctttcataatttttttctctattttgaaaAACTATGTAATAATCTAAAAAATTGTGATATCTATAATAACACCAGTAATATTTCATCCATAGCCAATAACACCTGTAAGAAATTCTCTCGTCAAGGTAAACAATCCAGTGATGCAGAAAATTTCACTTCACCTCTACAGACGCTTAAGAATGATGAGACTATAACAATCACCAAACCAGATAAGGGTCCTGGAGTTGTAATTTTAAACAAACATGACTATCTTCAAAAATTGCTTAGTATTCTGGATGACCATACCAAATTCAAGAAAATCACTGCTAAAATATCCTCCCACTTGTTATACCTCGAAGATAAACTCAAAAGACTTCTCCGGGCCATTAAACCATCCATCGGTGAAAGCACCTATAATTTCCTGTCAACTTCTGGCTCCCAACCCGGAATGCTATATGGTCTCCCCAAAGTTCACAGACCAAATATCCCTCTAAGACCCATCATTTCATCGATTGGTACTTTTAACTACAAGACTGCTAAGTTCCTGGTTCCTCTCATTTCTCCGTTAACTACCAACAAGTATACCATTGAAAATTCCACAGCCTTTGCAAATGAAATAACCTCCCTTGGCCTTCAACAACCCatcactatggcgagttttgatgtggaaTCGTTGTTCACGAATGTACCACTTCTAGAAACCAGAGATTATAGTTGACAACATACAAACCACCCATCTCAATGAATTTGGATtaacaaaagatagcttcaaggAACTACTCAATAATGCAGCTCATCACTCTGTTTTCTCGTTTAATAATGATCTTTATAAGCAAAAAGACGGAGTAGCAACGGGTTCCCCACTTGGCCCCTCATATGCCAATGCCTTTCTTTGTCATCATGAAATTAACTGGCTTAAACAGTGTCCACCAGAGTTCAGACCGGTTTactaccgacgatatattgatgaCACTTTCGTTCTATTCAAACACCCTTCACATGTTCATTGTTTTTGAGTTACATCAACTCTAAACACCAAAGTattaaatttacctgtgaaacacAACACAATAACCAACTTCTTTTTCTAGATACGTATGTTACCATTGATAATGGACGTTTCCATACCAGTATTTACCGTAAGCCAATCTTTACTGGCCTCGGCCTTCATTTCCTCAGCAATATCCCATGTATTTATAAAATCAATAGCATAAGAACACATCACTAGAGCATATAATCTGTGCAGTAATTGGTCATCTTtccacaatgaaatgaaatttctGAATAACTTATTTGTAAGCAATGGGTACCCACTGCATTTATTTGATAGAATAACAGACTTTTTTATGTAACAAATTCTCAATTCCGCCTACTGTACACACTGCAAAAagggatcatagatatgtgaaactgccattTATGGGAAGATTAAGCTTTGAAGTGCGAAAACAGTTAAGAACGCTGCTGCAAAATAATAATCCTCAAATaaaatttacgtttgtttttaacaactctaacaccattgctattttttttatgatttatgttctaatgtcgtctacttatttacctgtcctgactgccaagtcaggtacgtgggatcaacctcacgatggttacaccaccgaatattagaacataaaggcagatcttttcgtactgggcttcattattacagcattgataatggagagttgattcatcgaaacgtttgcaaatgaacatgaaattgtttacgactgtcttagtctacctcttcatactgacatatatatacatatatatatatatgtatatatgtatatatatatatatatatatatatatatatatatacacacacacacacacacacacacacacatacacacacacacacacacacacacacacacaaacacacacacatatatatatttatatatatacatatatatataaatgtgtgtgtgtgtatgtgtgcgtgtgtgtgtgtgcgcgtgtgtgtgtgcgtgtgtgtgtgtgtgtgtgtgtacgtgtgtgtgtgtgtgcatatatatgtatactatatatatatacatatatgttatatatatattatatatatatatatatatatatatgtatgtatgtatatacatacacacacacacacacacacacacacacacacacacacacatatatatatatatatatatatatatatatatagagagagagcgagagagagagatagagagatagatagatagagagagagagagagagagagagagatgtatacatattcatagacatgtatgtatgtttataaatatacatgtgtgtgtgtgtgtgtgtgtgttagtgtgagtgtgtgtgtgtgtatatatatatatataaacatatatatatatatatatatatatatatatatatatatatatatatatatatatatatacatgtgtatatgtatatatatatatatatatatatatatatatatatatatatatatatatatatatatatattcgtgtatatatatatatatatatatatatatatatatatatatatacatatatttgtatttatatatatatatatatttatatatatatatatctatatatatatatatatatatatatatatcatatatacatgcatacatacatacatatatatatatatatatatatatatatatatatatatatatatatatatataaatatatatatatatgtatatatatatttatattctcaaTTCCGCCTACTGTACACACTGCAAAAagggatcatagatatgtgaaactgccattTATGGGAAGATTAAGCTTTGAAGTGCGAAAACAGTTAAGAACGCTGCTGCAAAATAATAATCCTCAAATaaaatttacgtttgtttttaacaactctaacaccattgctattttttttatgatttatgttctaatgtcgtctacttatttacctgtcctgactgccaagtcaggtacgtgggatcaacctcacgatggttacaccaccgaatattagaacataaaggcagatcttttcgtactgggcttcattattacagcattgataatggagagttgattcatcgaaacgtttgcaaatgaacatgaaattgtttacgactgtcttagtctacctcttcatactgacatatatatacatatatatatatgtatatatatatatatatatatatatatatatatatacacacacacacacacacacacacacacatacacacacacacacacacacacacacacacacacacacacacacacacacatatatatatttatatatatacatatatatataaatgtgtgtgtgtgtatgtgtgcgtgtgtgtgtgtgcgcgtgtgtgtgtgcgtgtgtgtgtgtgtgtgtgtgtgtgtgtgtgtacgtgtgtgtgtgtgtgcatatatatgtatactatatatatatacatatatgttatatatatatattatatatatatatatatatatatgtatgtatgtatatacatacacacacacacacacacacacacacacacacacacacatatatatatatatatatatatatatatatatatatatatagagagagagagagagagagagagagagagagagagagacatgtatacatattcatagacatgtatgtatgtttataaatatatatttgtgtgtgtgtgtgtgtgttagtgtgagtgtgtgtgtgtgtgtatatatatatatatataaacatatatatatatatatatatataaatatatatatatatatatatatatatatatatatatatatatatatattcatgtgtatatgtatatatatatgtatatatatatatatatatatatatatatatatatatatatatatatatatatatatattcgtgtatatat
Proteins encoded in this region:
- the LOC113800749 gene encoding uncharacterized protein, giving the protein MAKLLAVFLVASLAIVHASVVTQCYTCMGYDSSLPYNNLTNNPYCVSESFEASKVPKRDSPSGFCAAEAVRAENVGEWTARGGIQVLSSRDNYIYDASYVCKGNLCNDKPISSAGTPVHLLPLLLIPVAMSRLLA
- the LOC138866859 gene encoding uncharacterized protein → MAIKVTDVSWTKSKIQDYGGLLGEPVQSIRASGVDAEVRALYTLVVQFMSLGCQTRKSVDGLAWQQEPWRCRLINNNVHKKMVKVDNIHTNNTCKKFSRQGKQSSDAENFTSPLQTLKNDETITITKPDKGPGVVILNKHDYLQKLLSILDDHTKFKKITAKISSHLLYLEDKLKRLLRAIKPSIGESTYNFLSTSGSQPGMLYGLPKVHRPNIPLRPIISSIGTFNYKTAKFLVPLISPLTTNKYTIENSTAFANEITSLGLQQPITMASFDVESLFTNVPLLETRDYS